AGCCACAGCAGCAGGGAAGGTTACCTGATTGGTTTCGGGTACTTTAAAGTATGGGGTAAGTGAGGGATCGCCAAGTACATTGTAGGCTTCCCAGTAGTAGGTGGAATTGACTTGGCGGGTGTAGTCGTTTAGTTCAGCTTGGGTAACGGCAAGGTTACCGCAAAACATTATAGCTCCAGCGGTGGTGTAGGCGCTAATAAATGGAGCATCGTAGCCACCGGTTGTGGATTCTTCAAAGCTGGGAACGTACCCATTGTTATCGCCGCTCATGGGGAAAGCACCAACCGCCCAGTACATATCCTCCTTCCAGTAGCTATTGGGCGATGAACCAATGTAGGTAACAGCACCACCGTTTGCTTTACGGAGCCATGCCTCACCAACTGACTCAGAGTAACCAAAATTACCCGACAGGCAGCAGTTTGCTACTACAAATGGGTACTGCTGGTTATTAGTGAATGTTTCTACAGCGCTAATGGTAAGTGCTGGATTTTGCCATTCGGTTTCGCCACAGTGAGCGGTATAGTTTATGAATCCTACAGCAATCCTTTCGGGATCGTAACACCCTGTATAGCCCGATGATGCTGATGGATTATTAGGATCGTTTGTAACCCCATACTCGTAAATGTTACTCCATCCGCTTGATGGCTTGAAATGGGTTGCTGTTGCATACTTTATGGTTGGCTGTGCTATAGCCGGGTTCCAGGTTGCATCGGCACCTGCTATCAATGTGGAATTGTTCAGGTATGATGCATCGGCAAACTGAAACCTTTCGTAGTAAAGAATCTTGTTGATAATGGCCGTAAGTTCAGCCTCGCTGGTGGCCGACAGGCGGCCGTAGTACATCTCCGGGAACTTATCGCCATCAACACTGGCGTAGTAAAGGTCGGTTAGCTTACCCGATTGTGAACCGGTTGCCGATGCGGGAACCTGATCAACATCACCCACAATAACCAGAAAGGTTGGTGCAGGATTTTCAGGTGTAGCTGAGTTGTAAACGCTTTGTATGTATGTTTTAATGGCATCGGAGGTTGCGCCAATCTCGTCGGTATACTTTACAGTTACACTAAAACCCTTTTGGGTTTTCCACTCCACGAATGGCTGTAATGCGGTTTGGAACATTCGGTGCGACACAATAAGCATACTAACGGGGTATCGGGTTAAGTCGGGGTGGGTATCGTAAATAGCGCCCCCGGCGTTTAACATCGATTTGTAAACCACATCGAAGTAGGGCGAATAGAAAGGATCGGAAGCGGGAGAACTTTTTGTGATGCCCCCTTGAACTGTCACATCAACATCAATATCATTAAATATCCTGATTTTTTGTTTGGAGGGGTTGTAGTCAATAGGTCGCACCGTAAGGCGAGCAATGGTGTAACCCCTAAGGTTACCAAGAATTTCAACGGAAACATCGGGCTTTACAATCTGAAACGATGATTTGCGGTAAGCCTCTGGCTTTAGATGGAATGGCAGCTGTAGCGTATCCTGATCCTTACGTGCCGATGGCTGAACAGGGAACAATGGGTTACTAATGCCTTTTGCGGTGAGTTCAATTTCATCGGTAGTATACTTGCTGACCCTAGCCGAAACAGAGGCGCCTAGCGGAATACGTATTAACTTTTTAATAACAGGCAGTTCAGGTTCACCTATACCACCATCGGGCATAGAGTTTTTAAACCATAGCTTTGTGTAGGTTTCTCCGGTAATTGCCTGTTGCTTATCCCAACTGAGTTCATCAATACTGATACTAAAGCGGAAGTTATTCTGCGAGGTGGCATAGAATTTTTCAGGGTTAACCTTTTCGGGTTTCATGCCATTAGCCTGCAATGCAATTTTTTTAGGCTGCGAATTTGCTGTTAGGGCAAATGAAAGAAAGATTAAAGCTAAAATTTTTTTCATCAGTTCAAAATTTTAAATAATCCCGCAATATAGTAAAACGAATATATCAACTCAATGGTTGCAATAATTTTTCCAAATAAGGGTCAGTAATTTAGACCATAAGTAATTCAGCCACAATAGAGTCGCTAATAAAGTAATAGCTGGGTGGAATTTTAAGGATGTTGTTTTCCATTACCATTTTACCCGACGCAGTAAAGGGTATGATTTTTTTGCGAAGACGGTTATATATTTCAGGTGAGAATCCATTCGCAACCTCTTCAAGGTTTACACCCCACATAGTCCGTAGGCGGGTAATGAGTAGCTCATTAAAGCGGGTAACCTCACCGATTGCTTCCATGTTTTTGGGAAAATTGGCTGAGTCAACTTCCTTTTCCCAACCGGTAATGGACGATGGATTCCACCATCGCATTGACCTGTTGAATGAGTGTGCCGATGGGCCTAAACCAAGGTATTCTTCGCCCAACCAGTAACCGCTGTTGTGTTTTGAGATATAGCCCGGTTTTGCCAGGTTCGATATTTCGTAGTGAATGAAACCATAATTTTTGGACATCTCACATAGCAAATCGAACTGGGCCTTGCTCAGCTCTTCATCAAGGGGAATTACAGTTCCCTTGGCTACCCTTCGGGTAAGCGGGGTTCCCTCCTCGTAGGTAAGGTGGTAGCACGATAGGTGCTGAATATCTAACCCAAATGCTACATTTAACGAGTGTTCCCAACTTTTCAACGTTGAATGGGGTAGCCCATAAATTAAATCGATGCTGATGTTTGCAATACCCGCTTTCCTAAATATACGAATAGCCTCAACTGCTTTATCAACATCGTGTCGTCGGCCAAGAAAAATCAACTCATCATTGTTAAACGATTGAATGCCAATGCTTACCCTGTTAACACCAATTGCTTGGTATTGCTCAGCCAGCTCAAGGGTAACATCGTCGGGGTTTACCTCAATGGTAATTTCTGCATTGGGGTCAACTCCAAAAAAATCACCTAAACCGGAAATAATTCTCTTGATATTGCCAGTAGGCAATAGCGATGGTGTACCACCTCCAAAGTAAATGGTTTTTACTATTCTATCAGCTATTAAAGGGTTCCTGAGGCTGAGCTCTTTAAGCACAAAATCGGTAAAATGGTTATCCATTTTAGCTTCGCCCACCGAGTAAAAGTCGCAGTAGCTGCATTTTTTCCTACAAAACGGAACATGTATGTAAATTCCTGCCATGGTATCCGATTGCTTAAGCAAAGCTAAATGATTGTACTTAAAACATAAAAACACTTTATCTTTGCAAAGGTAATGATTAGCTGGGATGATTTAAGTGGAATTCAGTATTCAGAAATCGAAACGTTGTATTTTTAGAGAATCTTGAATCTGTTACAAATATGAGTAAACCTACACTTGCCATTGCGTCGGATCATGCGGGATATTCAACCAAAGAGGAGCTTAAGAAATATCTTGCTGAGCTGGGGTATAATGTTTGGGATTTTGGAACACACAGCGACGATAGCGTTGATTACCCTGATTTTGCTCATCCGTTGGCAACTGCCATTGAAAAGGGCGATTACCAGCTAGGAATATTGCTTTGTGGCAGTGGTAACGGGGTATCAATTACAGCCAATAAGCACCAGGGGGTACGGTCGGCATTGTGCTGGTTACCGGAAATTGCTACTCTTGCCCGCCAGCATAACGATGCTAATGTTTGTGCCATTCCTGCCCGCTTTGTTAGCGTTAGTGAGGCCAAACAAATAGTAAAGGCTTTTCTTGACGCCAAGTTCGAGGGTGGCCGTCATACCCGTAGGGTTGAGAAAATTCCTGTGAAATAGAATACCATCAATGAATTAAACATTAAAACTATTAGCAATGGACAGCAGTAAACCTATAACTTCGTTTATTGAGAAGCACTACCTGCACTTTAACTCAGCAACCCTGGTTGA
This region of Tenuifilum sp. 4138str genomic DNA includes:
- the hemW gene encoding radical SAM family heme chaperone HemW, translated to MAGIYIHVPFCRKKCSYCDFYSVGEAKMDNHFTDFVLKELSLRNPLIADRIVKTIYFGGGTPSLLPTGNIKRIISGLGDFFGVDPNAEITIEVNPDDVTLELAEQYQAIGVNRVSIGIQSFNNDELIFLGRRHDVDKAVEAIRIFRKAGIANISIDLIYGLPHSTLKSWEHSLNVAFGLDIQHLSCYHLTYEEGTPLTRRVAKGTVIPLDEELSKAQFDLLCEMSKNYGFIHYEISNLAKPGYISKHNSGYWLGEEYLGLGPSAHSFNRSMRWWNPSSITGWEKEVDSANFPKNMEAIGEVTRFNELLITRLRTMWGVNLEEVANGFSPEIYNRLRKKIIPFTASGKMVMENNILKIPPSYYFISDSIVAELLMV
- the rpiB gene encoding ribose 5-phosphate isomerase B, which produces MSKPTLAIASDHAGYSTKEELKKYLAELGYNVWDFGTHSDDSVDYPDFAHPLATAIEKGDYQLGILLCGSGNGVSITANKHQGVRSALCWLPEIATLARQHNDANVCAIPARFVSVSEAKQIVKAFLDAKFEGGRHTRRVEKIPVK